A stretch of the Planctomycetota bacterium genome encodes the following:
- a CDS encoding FAD-dependent oxidoreductase, protein MGRIEYPEPTRGTREATRDDRHAFPRLSDDHIDRIRAFGSEETLNDGDLLFEQGERSVDFFVVLSGRVEIFHGSTQGGDEPDSDGVVHVHHERGFTGELDLFSDRKILVSGRLVSAASDGSTRPSVLRVPRKQFARLMTAEPEIGNIVIRAFILRRLGLVDNAQGAVTLIGDTTTTGMLELERFLHRNAHPVRTIRLDGGSDGLASSLPEGLGTSDVERAADSGELPIAVCPGGTVLHKPDRATLADCLGFTEPPDGGTVYDVTVVGGGPAGLAAAVYAASEGLSTLILESEAPGGQAGSSSRIENYLGFPTGLSGQELSGRAQVQAQKFGARLTVPRRVERLECCGHGESGYALHLDTGPAVRSRSVVVACGATWRRLDLENARRFENRGIQFAATAVEADLCDGEEIVVVGGGNSAGQAAVFLSRFSKKVHMLIRGPSPAASMSDYLLRRIEASDRIDLRTNARLTALRGEDWLAEAEWSVGDQTEIRPIRHIFLMIGAVANTDWLEGILQIDRSGFVCTGSKVQRDDARMPWPLERSPHPLETSLPGVFAAGDVRAGSVKRVASAVGEGSVCIQDVHRVLDEQRVGAGATAS, encoded by the coding sequence ATGGGTCGAATCGAATATCCCGAGCCCACCCGGGGCACGCGCGAAGCCACGCGGGACGACCGCCATGCGTTCCCGCGGCTGAGCGATGACCACATCGATCGCATCCGGGCCTTCGGCAGCGAAGAAACGCTCAACGACGGCGATCTGCTTTTCGAGCAGGGCGAGCGATCCGTGGACTTCTTCGTCGTGCTGAGCGGCAGGGTCGAGATCTTTCACGGGTCCACGCAGGGTGGCGACGAGCCCGACTCGGATGGTGTCGTGCACGTGCACCACGAACGGGGTTTCACCGGCGAGCTCGATCTGTTCAGCGATCGCAAGATCCTCGTAAGCGGCCGCCTCGTGTCGGCGGCCTCGGACGGGTCGACCCGCCCCAGCGTCCTCCGCGTGCCCCGAAAGCAATTCGCCAGGCTGATGACCGCAGAGCCGGAGATCGGCAACATCGTCATCCGCGCATTCATCCTGCGGCGGCTCGGATTGGTCGACAACGCACAGGGGGCGGTCACGCTCATCGGCGACACGACCACCACGGGCATGCTCGAACTCGAGCGATTCCTGCACCGCAACGCCCACCCGGTACGCACGATCCGCCTCGACGGTGGCTCGGACGGCCTTGCATCATCCCTGCCCGAGGGCCTCGGCACGTCGGACGTCGAGCGGGCAGCGGATTCGGGTGAGCTGCCCATCGCGGTCTGCCCGGGCGGCACGGTGCTGCACAAGCCTGATCGGGCGACGCTCGCCGACTGCCTCGGCTTTACCGAGCCGCCCGACGGTGGCACCGTCTACGACGTAACGGTGGTCGGCGGCGGGCCGGCCGGGCTTGCGGCGGCGGTCTATGCGGCCAGCGAGGGCCTCTCGACCCTCATACTCGAGTCCGAAGCCCCGGGCGGCCAGGCCGGCAGCAGCAGCCGCATCGAGAACTACCTCGGCTTCCCGACGGGACTGAGCGGCCAGGAATTGTCGGGCCGGGCCCAGGTGCAGGCGCAGAAGTTCGGCGCGCGGCTGACCGTGCCCCGCCGCGTGGAGCGGCTGGAATGCTGCGGCCACGGCGAGAGCGGCTACGCGCTGCACCTGGATACCGGCCCAGCGGTCCGCAGCCGCAGCGTGGTCGTCGCATGCGGCGCGACATGGAGACGGCTCGACCTCGAGAATGCTCGACGCTTCGAGAACCGCGGCATCCAATTCGCCGCGACGGCGGTCGAGGCCGACCTGTGCGACGGCGAAGAGATCGTCGTGGTCGGCGGGGGCAACTCGGCCGGCCAGGCGGCGGTCTTCCTGAGCCGCTTCTCCAAGAAGGTCCACATGCTCATCCGCGGGCCGAGCCCCGCGGCCAGCATGAGCGATTACCTGCTCCGCCGGATCGAGGCCTCGGACCGCATCGACCTGCGCACCAACGCCCGCCTGACCGCGTTGCGCGGCGAGGACTGGCTCGCCGAGGCCGAGTGGTCCGTCGGCGACCAGACCGAGATCAGGCCCATCCGCCACATCTTCCTCATGATCGGCGCCGTCGCCAACACGGATTGGCTCGAGGGCATCCTGCAGATCGACCGCAGCGGATTCGTGTGCACCGGGAGCAAGGTGCAGCGCGACGACGCACGCATGCCATGGCCGCTCGAGCGGTCGCCCCATCCGCTCGAGACCAGCCTGCCGGGCGTCTTCGCGGCCGGCGACGTGCGTGCGGGCAGCGTCAAGCGTGTTGCGAGCGCAGTGGGAGAGGGCTCCGTGTGCATCCAGGACGTACACCGCGTGCTGGACGAACAGCGTGTCGGTGCCGGCGCCACGGCCTCCTAA
- a CDS encoding sigma 54-interacting transcriptional regulator: MTDNERVEPCPPQAVWCLLADSSGSARELLDGLRDRKLGVSVTDGPQPGPGLVILGRQLDALDVLAGTGTMDLGRIAAWAPGAPVEAQREWLGRGLGDFITSPRCTDSCGMIAARVARWFRIDELVLRFRSRVVGDSPALRDALRDAVECGAFGRQPIVLQGDSGVGKELFAKIIHEVDPEYSRGPLRVLDCATVNADLSGSEFFGHERGAFTGAVNERDGAFAEANGGMLFLDEIGELPPRLQAELLRVVQERTFKRVGSNAWQRSTFRLVCATHRDLKTEVAESRFRLDFYFRLAGSTCRIPSLSERPADVLPLAAHFLKLRFGRDAPEMTRAFGTHLLARSYPGNVRELRQLVDGCAMNWPGAGPLDLGCLPRAELACSGRSSAADLPGSIARLVRSGHDLAGIHAEVKRAVYDAIIAEVGEDTARISERLGVHKRTVQLELRDRRPARLSESEQSPGVLA; encoded by the coding sequence ATGACGGACAACGAGAGAGTAGAACCGTGCCCGCCGCAGGCGGTGTGGTGCCTCCTGGCTGATTCGTCCGGATCGGCGCGGGAGCTGCTCGACGGTCTGCGAGACCGCAAGCTCGGTGTCTCGGTGACCGACGGTCCCCAGCCCGGACCGGGGCTGGTCATTCTGGGTCGCCAACTGGATGCCCTCGACGTCCTCGCGGGAACCGGCACGATGGATCTAGGCCGCATAGCGGCCTGGGCCCCCGGAGCTCCGGTGGAAGCCCAGCGCGAGTGGCTTGGCCGCGGGCTGGGCGACTTCATTACCAGCCCAAGGTGCACCGATTCGTGCGGCATGATCGCCGCTCGCGTAGCTCGCTGGTTTCGGATCGACGAGTTAGTCTTAAGATTTCGTTCCCGCGTCGTTGGCGACAGTCCTGCCCTTCGAGACGCGCTGCGCGACGCGGTGGAGTGCGGCGCATTCGGCCGCCAGCCGATCGTGCTCCAGGGCGACTCGGGCGTCGGCAAGGAGCTCTTTGCCAAGATCATCCACGAAGTCGATCCCGAGTATTCGCGAGGCCCGCTGCGGGTGCTCGACTGCGCGACGGTCAACGCAGATCTGTCCGGAAGTGAGTTCTTCGGGCACGAGCGGGGTGCGTTCACCGGCGCGGTGAACGAGCGAGACGGAGCATTTGCCGAAGCCAACGGCGGCATGCTGTTCCTGGATGAGATTGGTGAACTACCGCCTCGCCTGCAGGCGGAGCTGCTTCGCGTCGTCCAGGAGCGGACGTTCAAGCGCGTGGGCAGCAACGCCTGGCAGCGTTCAACGTTCAGGCTCGTCTGCGCAACGCACCGCGATCTGAAGACCGAAGTCGCCGAGAGCCGCTTCCGGCTGGACTTCTACTTTCGCCTTGCCGGCTCGACGTGCCGCATCCCGTCGCTCTCCGAGCGTCCGGCGGACGTACTTCCGCTCGCAGCGCACTTCTTGAAGCTGCGCTTTGGTCGGGACGCCCCGGAGATGACAAGGGCCTTTGGGACACACCTCCTGGCACGGTCGTATCCAGGCAATGTGCGGGAACTGCGCCAGCTCGTTGACGGCTGCGCCATGAACTGGCCCGGTGCCGGGCCGCTGGATCTCGGATGCCTGCCAAGGGCAGAGCTCGCGTGCTCCGGGCGGAGCTCAGCCGCGGATCTGCCCGGCTCGATCGCCCGGCTCGTCCGGTCGGGCCACGACCTGGCCGGCATACACGCCGAGGTGAAGCGCGCGGTGTACGACGCGATCATCGCGGAAGTTGGCGAAGATACCGCCAGGATTTCGGAACGACTAGGGGTCCACAAGCGCACCGTGCAACTCGAGCTTCGGGACCGCAGGCCCGCGCGACTCTCCGAGTCGGAGCAGTCTCCGGGCGTTCTCGCCTAG
- a CDS encoding amidohydrolase family protein, with translation MIIDCHCHAGRASGWRGPFDTSAPLGRYSKRARAAGIGRTVVFSVFHHDYAEGNRAVARIVAAAPDHLTGFAFVHAERDKGRIGALVREAVDTFGFRGIKVHRYDARITREVCKAALEHDIPILYDPMAEVDPLPLIAGEYPGVNFIIPHLGSFADDWRAQNAFIGTLARFDNVYTDTSGVRYFDLLIEALKAAGPGKILFGSDGPFLHPGLELAKVRALPLRGRDLGLVLGENARRLLRLGESRGPAVPKLELHGALVDP, from the coding sequence ATGATCATCGACTGCCATTGCCATGCTGGTCGCGCGAGCGGGTGGCGCGGCCCATTTGATACCTCGGCGCCGTTGGGTCGCTATTCGAAGCGGGCCCGCGCCGCCGGCATCGGCCGCACGGTCGTCTTCTCGGTGTTCCATCACGACTACGCCGAGGGCAATCGTGCGGTGGCACGCATCGTGGCGGCCGCCCCGGATCACCTCACCGGCTTCGCCTTCGTGCACGCCGAGCGTGATAAGGGTCGCATCGGCGCCCTGGTGCGCGAGGCCGTGGACACGTTCGGGTTCCGCGGCATCAAGGTGCACCGGTACGACGCGCGGATCACCCGGGAGGTGTGCAAGGCGGCGCTCGAGCACGACATCCCGATCCTCTACGATCCGATGGCAGAGGTCGATCCGCTGCCGCTCATCGCCGGCGAGTATCCCGGCGTCAACTTCATCATTCCGCACCTGGGGAGCTTCGCCGATGACTGGCGGGCCCAGAACGCCTTCATCGGCACGCTCGCTCGGTTCGACAACGTCTACACCGATACGTCCGGCGTGCGGTACTTCGATCTGCTGATCGAGGCGTTGAAGGCGGCGGGGCCCGGCAAGATCCTGTTCGGATCCGATGGGCCGTTCCTGCACCCCGGCCTGGAGCTCGCAAAGGTCCGGGCACTGCCGCTCCGCGGCCGGGATCTAGGGCTCGTCCTAGGCGAGAACGCCCGGAGACTGCTCCGACTCGGAGAGTCGCGCGGGCCTGCGGTCCCGAAGCTCGAGTTGCACGGTGCGCTTGTGGACCCCTAG
- a CDS encoding restriction endonuclease: MAKPTQSFPLLDTLRDGPAWLGPAFALLVYLSLGVAVPLVLEAALPHQQNFVRLGQVGGACFAALIFATWFAARFQRRGESRRLNAIRTIDDVRALTPERFEALLSEAFRRQGYEAQRRGDGAPDGGVDVWLNRDGKATLVQCKRWTTKNVGVPTVRELLGVVTSEGTAEGIVVSSSGFTADARRFAASNPIRLIDGEELLRMLQGVQTEPGTPTEPSEATAMAMDTPRCPNCGAPMVRRVAKRGLNAGQAVFGCSTYPKCRGTRGRDEAQ; encoded by the coding sequence ATGGCGAAGCCAACCCAGTCGTTCCCCCTCCTCGACACCCTCCGCGACGGCCCCGCGTGGCTCGGGCCGGCGTTCGCCCTCCTGGTCTACCTCAGCCTGGGCGTTGCCGTGCCGCTCGTGCTTGAGGCGGCCCTGCCACACCAGCAGAACTTCGTCCGCCTCGGTCAAGTCGGCGGCGCGTGCTTTGCCGCGCTCATCTTCGCGACATGGTTCGCCGCACGCTTCCAGCGGCGCGGCGAGTCGCGGCGGCTCAACGCCATCCGCACCATCGACGACGTCCGCGCGCTCACGCCAGAGCGGTTCGAGGCGTTGCTGTCCGAGGCGTTCCGCCGCCAGGGCTACGAAGCACAACGCCGCGGCGACGGCGCACCCGATGGCGGGGTGGACGTGTGGCTGAACAGAGACGGCAAGGCAACGCTCGTGCAGTGCAAGCGGTGGACAACCAAGAACGTCGGCGTTCCAACGGTCCGCGAGCTACTCGGCGTGGTGACCAGCGAGGGCACGGCCGAGGGCATCGTGGTCTCCTCCTCGGGCTTCACCGCCGACGCGAGGCGCTTCGCGGCAAGCAACCCGATCCGGCTGATCGACGGCGAGGAACTGCTGCGGATGCTGCAGGGCGTGCAAACTGAGCCCGGCACGCCAACCGAACCATCGGAGGCAACAGCAATGGCGATGGACACCCCGCGGTGCCCCAACTGCGGCGCGCCCATGGTCCGCCGCGTGGCGAAGCGCGGTCTGAACGCGGGGCAGGCAGTCTTTGGGTGCTCGACGTATCCAAAGTGTCGGGGGACCCGCGGTAGGGATGAGGCCCAATGA
- a CDS encoding type I restriction-modification system subunit M has product MTKSDQAELGKLLWNIADDLRGAMNADDFRDYMLALLFLRYLSDNYEQAAQRELGKDYPDPDAVGNGGRTPLGAWYEENPGDVDAFEAQMRRKAHYVIEPPYLWTHIAHLARTQSGDLLKTLDKGFSHIENDSFQSTFGGLFSEINLGSEKLGKTYAQRNEKLCTIVGRIADKLAEFDASADTLGDAYEYLIGEFAAGSGKKAGEFYTPQRISSILSSIVTLDGQDPRTGPRSKLGAVYDFACGSGSLLLNVRRHIVEAGGAVGMTYGQEKNVTTYNLARMNMLLHGVKDSEFHIHHGDTLENDWDLLTDPNPAKRPKFDAIVANPPFSYRWKPGDDAGEDARFKDHGVAPKSAADFAFLLHGLHYLKDDGVMAIILPHGVLFRGAAEARIRQKLLEDGHIDTVIGLPANLFYSTGIPVCILVLKKCKREDDVLFINAEKHFDKGKRQNFLSDEHVQKIVDRYQHRGEEDRYARRVPMSEIEENDFNLNISRYVSTAEPEEEIDLAEVHAELTEIHKQIKDAKGRHNGFLKELGLDPLH; this is encoded by the coding sequence ATGACCAAGAGCGACCAAGCAGAACTCGGCAAGCTCCTCTGGAACATCGCCGACGACCTCCGCGGCGCCATGAACGCGGACGACTTCCGCGACTACATGCTCGCCCTGCTGTTCCTTCGCTACCTCTCGGACAACTACGAGCAGGCCGCCCAGCGTGAGCTCGGCAAGGACTACCCCGACCCCGACGCGGTGGGCAACGGCGGCCGCACGCCCCTGGGCGCGTGGTACGAGGAGAACCCCGGCGACGTGGACGCGTTCGAGGCGCAGATGCGCAGGAAGGCCCACTACGTCATCGAGCCTCCGTACCTCTGGACGCACATCGCGCACCTCGCCCGCACGCAGTCAGGCGACCTGCTCAAGACACTCGATAAGGGCTTCAGCCATATCGAGAACGATTCCTTCCAGAGCACCTTCGGCGGGCTATTCAGCGAGATCAATCTGGGCTCGGAGAAGCTCGGCAAGACCTACGCCCAGCGCAACGAGAAGCTGTGCACCATCGTCGGCCGCATCGCCGACAAGCTGGCCGAGTTCGATGCGAGCGCCGACACGCTCGGCGACGCCTACGAATACCTCATCGGCGAGTTCGCCGCCGGCAGCGGCAAGAAGGCCGGCGAGTTCTACACGCCCCAGCGCATCAGCTCGATCCTCTCCTCGATCGTCACGCTCGATGGACAGGACCCCAGGACGGGCCCTCGCTCCAAACTCGGGGCCGTCTACGACTTCGCGTGCGGTTCGGGCTCGCTGCTGCTGAACGTGCGCCGGCACATCGTGGAAGCCGGCGGAGCCGTCGGCATGACCTACGGCCAGGAGAAGAACGTCACCACGTATAACCTCGCCCGCATGAACATGCTGCTGCACGGGGTCAAGGACAGCGAGTTCCATATCCACCACGGCGACACGCTCGAGAACGACTGGGACCTGCTGACCGACCCCAACCCCGCCAAGCGCCCAAAGTTCGACGCCATAGTTGCCAACCCGCCCTTCAGCTATCGCTGGAAGCCCGGCGATGACGCGGGCGAGGACGCCCGCTTCAAGGACCACGGCGTGGCCCCCAAGAGCGCCGCCGACTTCGCCTTCCTGCTCCACGGGCTGCACTACCTCAAGGACGACGGCGTGATGGCCATCATCCTGCCCCACGGCGTGCTCTTCCGCGGCGCGGCCGAGGCGAGGATCCGCCAGAAGCTGCTCGAAGACGGCCACATCGACACGGTCATCGGCCTGCCCGCGAACCTGTTCTATTCGACGGGCATCCCGGTGTGCATCCTCGTGCTCAAGAAGTGCAAGCGCGAGGACGACGTGCTGTTCATCAATGCCGAGAAGCACTTTGACAAGGGCAAGCGGCAGAACTTCCTGAGCGACGAGCACGTTCAGAAGATCGTCGACAGGTACCAGCATCGCGGGGAAGAGGATCGCTACGCCCGCCGCGTCCCCATGAGCGAGATCGAAGAGAACGACTTCAACCTCAACATCTCCCGCTACGTCAGCACGGCCGAGCCAGAGGAAGAGATCGATCTCGCGGAAGTGCACGCGGAGTTGACGGAGATCCACAAACAGATCAAGGACGCGAAGGGGCGGCACAACGGGTTCTTGAAGGAGCTTGGGCTCGATCCGTTGCACTAG
- a CDS encoding AAA family ATPase, giving the protein MSSFSGLSELAKYVRGKLDPDPDSRKKFVLLFAYNGTGKTRLSGAFRDLGKQVDDEGTTTARDTLYFNAFTEDLFTWFNDLERDADRFLQLNAASTFFEGLRELEMESRIELLLERYTDLRIYIQYEDREEWTLVPDEDRHKYPKAPCVLFFRDRDADGNPIPLKPSRGEENVFVWCFFLATVQLALDGDQAYDWVRYVYIDDPVSSLDEHNAIVVANHLVQIYRDADTVGVGTVISTHQQLFFNVLHYELKNHFNRSPQYTLTRDRGTEQYRLTEQKGDTPSFHHVAALVELDKVARGGIIHTYHFNMLRTVLEKTALFHGYAHFGRCIKQNEDDADGILHQRFVDLLSHGKYSLFEPAEMGEETRWYFRKIVRDFLERYPFNADLFPEEAIPEGDPTT; this is encoded by the coding sequence GTGAGTTCATTCAGCGGATTGTCCGAACTGGCCAAGTACGTAAGGGGCAAGCTCGACCCAGATCCGGACAGCCGGAAGAAGTTCGTGCTGCTTTTCGCATACAACGGCACGGGCAAGACCCGCCTCTCCGGCGCATTCCGAGATCTTGGCAAGCAGGTGGACGACGAAGGCACAACGACGGCTCGCGACACCTTGTACTTCAATGCGTTCACAGAAGACCTGTTTACATGGTTCAACGACCTCGAGCGAGACGCAGATCGCTTCCTGCAGTTGAACGCGGCCTCAACGTTTTTTGAAGGATTGCGCGAGCTAGAGATGGAGAGCCGTATCGAACTGTTGCTGGAGCGCTACACCGATCTACGCATTTACATTCAGTATGAGGATCGCGAAGAGTGGACGCTAGTTCCAGACGAAGATAGGCACAAGTATCCAAAAGCACCTTGCGTTCTATTCTTCCGTGACCGTGACGCCGATGGCAACCCGATACCGTTGAAGCCGTCGCGCGGTGAGGAGAACGTGTTCGTCTGGTGCTTCTTTCTCGCCACTGTTCAGCTCGCGCTCGACGGTGATCAGGCGTATGACTGGGTAAGGTACGTCTACATCGACGACCCGGTGTCTTCGCTCGACGAGCACAATGCGATCGTGGTCGCCAACCATCTGGTACAGATCTATCGGGACGCCGACACCGTCGGCGTCGGTACCGTGATCTCGACCCACCAGCAGTTGTTCTTCAATGTGTTGCACTACGAGCTCAAGAACCACTTCAACCGTTCACCCCAGTACACGCTTACCCGTGACCGAGGGACAGAGCAGTACCGTCTGACCGAGCAGAAAGGGGACACACCCAGCTTCCACCATGTGGCAGCGCTGGTCGAACTGGACAAGGTCGCCCGCGGCGGCATAATCCACACCTATCACTTCAACATGCTTCGGACGGTCTTGGAAAAAACTGCGCTTTTCCACGGCTACGCCCACTTCGGCAGGTGTATCAAGCAAAACGAGGACGATGCGGACGGCATCCTCCACCAGCGATTCGTCGATCTCCTGAGCCACGGCAAGTACTCGCTCTTTGAGCCTGCGGAGATGGGCGAGGAGACCCGCTGGTACTTCCGCAAGATCGTCCGTGACTTCCTGGAGCGCTACCCGTTCAATGCCGACCTGTTCCCTGAAGAGGCCATACCAGAGGGCGACCCCACAACATGA
- a CDS encoding restriction endonuclease subunit S produces MSNKHPAKLTPQLRFPEFRDDPPWDSRHLGRLFLERTDTGGDGLPLLSLTDAEGLIRQEDSGRRDNSNADKSRYARVCPGDIAYNTMRMWEGRSALAHEEGLISPAYTVCTPRQGQDSDFFAHYFKTAVAIEQFRRFSQGLVKDTLNLKYDRFAKIRLYTTSPEEQRKIAACLGSLGDWIAAEERALEALRLHKAGLMQQLFPRPGETRPRLRFPEFRNAADWKPTPIDKLASIKSGGTPSKSNPHYWGGSIPWVSAKDMKTVLLDDSKSHIAQLAVDEGARLVPAGTLLMLTRGMTLMKDVPICLLQRPMTFNQDLKALSPRKGTRSDFLIYLLIANKPSLRSLVDIAGHGTGRLDTDKIKRLELSKPEPAEQQQIADCLAALDAHLTSQAGKLAALRQHKHALMQQLFPSSRRAQQGSSQ; encoded by the coding sequence GTGAGCAACAAGCATCCAGCCAAGCTGACGCCGCAATTGCGGTTCCCGGAGTTTCGGGACGATCCGCCGTGGGATTCGAGACATCTCGGCCGTCTTTTCTTGGAGAGAACGGACACTGGAGGCGATGGCCTGCCGCTATTGTCGCTCACCGATGCCGAAGGGCTAATTCGACAAGAAGACTCCGGTAGAAGGGACAATTCAAACGCCGACAAGTCTCGCTACGCGCGAGTCTGTCCCGGCGATATCGCATACAACACCATGCGGATGTGGGAAGGCCGGAGTGCTCTTGCTCATGAAGAAGGTCTGATTAGCCCAGCCTACACCGTGTGCACGCCGAGGCAGGGGCAAGACAGCGATTTCTTCGCGCACTACTTCAAGACAGCCGTAGCGATTGAGCAGTTTCGTCGCTTTTCGCAGGGCCTGGTGAAGGACACACTCAATCTCAAGTATGACCGATTCGCGAAGATTCGGCTCTACACGACATCACCAGAGGAGCAGCGCAAGATCGCGGCGTGCCTGGGGTCGCTGGGCGATTGGATCGCGGCCGAGGAGCGTGCGCTGGAGGCGCTGCGGCTGCACAAGGCAGGCCTCATGCAGCAACTCTTCCCCCGCCCCGGCGAGACCCGGCCGCGGCTTCGGTTTCCGGAGTTTCGGAACGCGGCAGATTGGAAGCCCACGCCAATAGACAAGCTCGCGAGCATCAAGTCAGGCGGAACACCTTCAAAGAGCAATCCGCACTACTGGGGTGGGTCCATCCCGTGGGTCTCCGCAAAAGACATGAAGACCGTACTGTTGGATGACAGCAAGAGTCACATCGCGCAGCTCGCCGTGGATGAAGGCGCAAGACTTGTACCCGCTGGCACACTGCTTATGCTCACTCGCGGCATGACCCTAATGAAGGATGTGCCGATCTGCCTGTTGCAGCGGCCGATGACCTTCAACCAAGATCTCAAGGCCCTTTCTCCCCGTAAGGGTACGCGCAGCGACTTCCTCATTTACCTGCTGATTGCCAACAAGCCGAGTCTCCGATCACTTGTTGACATTGCCGGACATGGTACCGGGCGTCTGGACACTGACAAGATCAAGAGGCTAGAGCTGTCGAAGCCCGAACCTGCCGAACAACAGCAAATCGCCGATTGCCTCGCCGCACTCGATGCCCACCTGACCTCACAGGCTGGAAAGCTTGCTGCCCTCCGTCAACACAAACACGCCCTGATGCAGCAGCTCTTTCCGTCCTCGCGCCGGGCTCAACAAGGTAGTTCGCAGTGA